From one Solanum lycopersicum chromosome 12, SLM_r2.1 genomic stretch:
- the LOC101256073 gene encoding protein PELPK1-like → MGIQMKKQWLQLASALTFFLIATCTMAYSPYNSYESSDSTNNKVPTTVVKSENFKVPSESEEEYKSSSLSNIDYYKKPLASEYNNKKILSVPEHESFLPKNDYYKKPLFSEDNNKKESYVSEVPSKAKQEYKKSFLPKFDYFKKPLFFEDNYKKTSYAPEVPSMAKPKYKESFFSKFDYFKKPSVSEDNYKKTSYVPEVPSMAKPEYKESFFPKFDYFKKPLAPEDKYKKEPYVPEVSTEPKPEYKVPSLPKNDYYKKPKIPEDGYKKVSYVPKVPSVPKEEYKAPTLPKNDYYKKPSVTEENYKRVPLVPKVPSVPKEEYKVPSLSKNDYYKKPSVSEESYKKVSYVPKVTSVPKDEYKVPSLLKNDYYKKPLPSPSPPPPYY, encoded by the coding sequence ATGGGAATCCAAATGAAGAAGCAATGGCTTCAATTAGCTTCTGCTTTGACATTTTTCTTGATTGCCACATGCACCATGGCATATTCACCTTATAATTCTTATGAATCATCAGATTCAACAAACAATAAAGTACCAACCACAGTAGTCAAAAGTGAAAACTTCAAGGTACCTTCAGAGTCGGAAGAGGAATATAAGTCGTCATCTTTGTCAAATATTGATTACTACAAGAAGCCATTAGCTTCagaatataacaataaaaaaatactgTCTGTTCCCGAACATGAATCATTCTTGCCAAAGAATGACTACTACAAGAAGCCATTATTTTCGGAAGATAACAACAAGAAAGAGTCATATGTTTCAGAGGTACCCTCAAAGGCTAAACAAGAatataaaaagtcatttttgccaaaatttgactACTTCAAGAAGCCATTATTTTTCGAAGACAATTACAAGAAGACGTCATATGCTCCAGAGGTACCCTCGATGGCTAAACCAAAATATAAGgagtcatttttttcaaaatttgactacTTTAAGAAGCCATCAGTTTCAGAAGATAACTACAAGAAGACGTCATATGTTCCAGAGGTACCCTCGATGGCTAAACCAGAATATAAAGAgtcattttttccaaaatttgacTACTTCAAGAAGCCATTAGCTCCAGAAGATAAATACAAGAAGGAGCCATATGTTCCAGAGGTATCCACAGAGCCTAAACCAGAATACAAGGTACCATCTTTGCCAAAGAATGACTACTATAAGAAGCCAAAAATTCCAGAAGATGGCTATAAAAAGGTGTCATATGTTCCAAAGGTGCCCTCAGTGCCTAAAGAAGAATACAAGGCACCTACTTTGCCAAAGAATGATTACTACAAGAAGCCATCAGTTACAGAAGAAAACTACAAAAGGGTACCACTTGTTCCAAAGGTGCCCTCAGTGCCTAAAGAAGAATACAAGGTGCCTTCTTTGTCAAAAAATGACTACTACAAGAAGCCATCAGTTTCAGAAGAAAGCTACAAAAAGGTATCATATGTTCCCAAGGTGACCTCAGTACCTAAAGATGAATATAAGGTGCCCTCTTTGCTAAAGAATGACTACTACAAGAAGCCATTACCTTCTCCATCACCACCACCTCCATATTATTAA
- the LOC101263385 gene encoding WD40 repeat-containing protein HOS15-like has translation MDINKDSTPYEFPSSDLMVLEGHTSEVFSCAWSPEGSLLASASRDCTARIWTIGDGPCNSTIRRRAPNVLVLKSLESQTNETDDLVTTLNWNSEGTLLATGSHEGKVRMWNRYGELVKNLDNHSCPIFGLKWNKMGDYLLSGSVDRTAVVWNVISGKPKQQFEFPSVVIDVDWQNNDSFAVSLTGGMIYICKVGENRPVKRFSGHENDVNAVNWDPSGSLLASCSDDATVKIWSMKQDVCLHDFREHSEITYTIKWSPTGAGTSNPNQPLLLASGSFDATVKIWNVKQGRLLQSLNRHRGPVFSVAFSPNGKYLASGSADKCMHIWSVKEGNIVKTYTGDDNIYEVCWNKEGNKIATCFANNKVCVFDIRL, from the exons ATGGATATCAACAAAGACTCAACCCCATATGAATTTCCGAGTTCTGATTTAATGGTTTTGGAAGGACATACGTCAGAG GTTTTTAGCTGTGCTTGGAGTCCAGAAGGGTCTCTTCTTGCATCTGC GTCGAGAGACTGTACTGCTAGAATTTGGACTATTGGAGATGGTCCATGTAATTCTACTATCCGAAGGAGAGCTCCAAATGTTTTGGTTTTGAAGTCTCTGGAAAGTCAAACAAATGAGACCGACGATCTTGTTACAACACTCAATTGGAAT AGTGAGGGTACCCTGCTTGCAACAGGTAGTCATGAAGGAAAAGTCAGAATGTGGAACCGATATG GGGAATTGGTTAAAAATCTTGACAATCATAGTTGTCCAATCTTCGGTTTGAAGTGGAACAAGATGGGTGATTATCTACTTAGCGGTAGTGTTGATAGAACTGCAGTTGTTTGGAATGTGATTTCTGGCAAACCGAAGCAGCAATTTGAATTTCCTTCAG TTGTAATTGATGTTGATTGGCAAAACAACGATTCTTTTGCGGTCAGCCTCACTGGTGGCATGATTTACATTTGTAAAGTTGGGGAGAATAGACCAGTCAAAAGATTCTCGGGACATGAG AATGATGTCAACGCTGTCAACTGGGATCCCTCAGGTTCCTTGCTTGCTTCATGCTCTGACGATGCCACAGTTAAG ATATGGAGCATGAAACAAGATGTTTGCTTGCATGATTTCAGAGAACATTCCGAA ATTACATATACCATCAAATGGAGTCCAACTGGCGCTGGTACAAGCAATCCAAATCAACCGTTGTTACTAGCAAG TGGTTCATTTGACGCTACTGTGAAAATATGGAATGTTAAACAAGGGCGTCTTCTTCAAAGCTTGAACCGTCACAG AGGACCTGTTTTCTCTGTTGCATTTAGTCCGAACGGGAAATACTTGGCAAGTGGATCAGCTGATAAATGCATGCATATATGGTCAGTGAAGGAGGGCAATATTGTAAAAACTTACACCGGGGATGACAATATTTATGAAGTGTGTTGGAACAAGGAAGGCAACAAGATTGCAACTTGTTTTGCAAACAACAAGGTTTGCGTGTTTGATATAAGATTAtga